The region CTCTCTCCTATGGTTTATGCTGCATGCTAATGTCGTTGCTCAGTTATCATCTCGATCGTCAACTCGCCACCTCAGATTATTCCCCTCATTCTTCTTGGTCTCATTCTCGGCTTACCAGCTATTCTCATCGTCGTGACAGCCCATAGCTGGTCCTATGTCGTCTGGATGATCATCTATCTCTTCTCACTCCCCATCTGGAACTTTGTCCTCCCGACATACGCATTCTGGAAGTTTGACGACTTCTCGTGGGGTGACACTCGAAAGACGGCTGGCGAAAAGACGAAGAAGGCTGGCATCGAGTATGAGGGCGAGTTCGACAGCAGCAAGATCACCATGAAGAGGTGGGCCGAGTTTGAGCGCGACCGCAGAATCAGAGCCAACTATTGGGCATCAAGCGAGAACATTGCTGGCGGtagccaacaacaaccgctgCAGGGGCATCCACACGGGCATGGGCCATATGACGACTACTATTCGGACGTGTAAAAAAACTACGGTTATGGCTTTTCTACCAGAGGTGTCGATTGTTGTTTGGACATGATTTTCATTTTCAGCGAAAAGAAGACTATTGATTTATAAAAGACGACTGCGATTGTTTGGCGGTTCGTCGGAGCAGCGTGATGGGGGGCTGTGTGATTTGcttcttttttgtttgtgtATGGATGGGATTGGAGAGGAGAGCCCGATTGGGGAGGCTTGGTGTCAATTTTTGTGTGCTGTTTTCCCTATTGATTGAACCCTAAACCCctaatcatcatcaactggaATTCATCACACTACTTTTTTCAccattttttttctcttttccttttcacGCTTTCCTTTGTATTGTCCCATGATATCCAGTTATTAGAGATGGGGGATATATACGGCGGttctttttgtcttttctttaaCAAGAGGAGGCTTTAAAGATATCTGGTGGTTACGTCGTATGCTTTGAATGGCTTTTCCCaattttttgggggggggggggttgtgatgaCTGGGGAGAGAGACGGAGAGGAGAGTTTACAAGTTTGGGTGAGTGTTTTGTATATAGGAAGTtcgagagggaagggggggctgTATCATGATGACGGcttactttcttttttagTAAAAGGAGAGAGGCCCTTATAATTCAGAAGTTATATATCGAGGTTTTGTACCGGCTGGATGAGAGTGATTATTATGATGAATGTATGTGGATCATGTTTTTTCTTGCTCTTTGGGAATGAGAGAGCATTCATGAGAATATGACAAGGCAACCAACCAACCGTCAAGAGTTCGACAAATCTACTAGGGGGCACACAGCAGACATACATGACTTTCTTCctccacacacacacacaccaaccTCGGTATGATCTTCTACCGACATCAACCTCGGTGAAGCAGAattccttttttcttgttaAATATGGGTTGTGGTGTGTTATTGGGTGAAATCCTTCCCCGTGGCGGAGGGTCAGTCATTACGGGCTTTCCATGTTAGACgggtatgtatgtatgtatgtagagagaggttttggtgggtgttggtggcggGTTATTGGgtgggaagagagagagaaaaagtgtgtgtgtgtggtgggggGTGATACAGAATAGGGAGGGGGTTTTATTGGTGTAACGTTGGTCAAGATGTAGTCAGCTCATCAGATGTTTTCGAAATACGGTCGGTAGGTGTGTATATGTACTTTGGCGGCTGTTGTTTTACCTGCCTGACCTGGATGGGTAGGTGGGCTGGTGACAGGAGTAGTATGGACTGGGCTGTGTAGTGCGCGGTCAAGATCTGCTGTTGAGGTAGGTGGGTGTTTTTGTAAggctggcagcagcagcccttTTGCAAAGTTTATGATAGAGTATGGTTGTAATGGGGGTTGGCTTACGGGGGAATGGTCCGATAGGAGGGGGActggctgtgtgtgtgtgttgctCGGCTGTTCCGTTCAGGTTGGATCAGTCAGCTATTATTGTGTGTATTTGTGGTGTGCGAGTGAGTGTATGTGTCTGATGTATCGATTTCTGATTGAGCGAGAGACGTGAGATTTGGATAAGCCATGTCCTGCTTTCTTGAAGGTTAAGCGAATCCGAGACAGGCCGGCGGTAACATGAGATAGGTGAAGAGAAATGGATGTCGAGGTTCACAATCGAAACCGGAATGGAAAAGAGGGTGGCCGCGGTTCCCGCACCGGTGAAGAATTCGTCATGTTATGGGCATCTGGGAGTGTGAAATATGACCAGTCAGACTTCTCGGGATTCGTGGAGGAGACGATGGGAGTTCACACACACCGACCAGAAAGGGGGATGGGTGCATGACCAGGCTCGATTGGGGTGAGCAGTGTGCGGTGCCGAATCTTGAATCAGGAAGTTGGCGCATGAAGAGAGATGGGGACGGGAGGCAAAATCTGAAGActgggggaaaggggaacGATGCAAAGAAGCATGCACGACGACGAGTTTGGGAGATGCGAGGCGACGGATTCTGTCAGGAAACAACATGAGATGGATGAGGGGATAGGAGCACGCCCCCCTCGGGTCCTTGGAGATGAGGCATGATGAGCTCGAGCGTGCACCCCGCATGCAGCTCTTTCGTTGCCCAAAACCCAGATGGGAGAGAGCTGGGTCTTGCGGGCGAACCAGATCCCATATTCCGACTCGAGGGTGGCTGGCGACATGGCCCGGCACGGGAGGATGATGCAGCGAACCGAGGGGGGATACCTATGTATGGAGTAATTCTTGTTCCtgtttcttgttttctttttgcggCTGGTTTTGAGAGAAGAACAGGTAGGCAGAGTTGAATGTTTACCTGACTGAGAAGCATGAGGTAGTAGCGTAACAGGCTGCAGGGCTAAAACAATAGAAGTGTTTCCTTTGTCTGTTCTGAATGTGTCAAGAGCTGCTCAATATCCCCCAAAACGCACAACCCGGTCCCCGCAGAGCGGCCACTCAGTGCGCATCCCGCTCTCTCCCGCCCCGCCCcatccttcccaccccccaccccaccccaccccacTGGTTGTGTGTTGTTTTAACAGCAACCCAACTGGCCAGGGGAGACGGGGCCCCGGCACCTGCAACCTGAACCTGAACCTGAACCTCACTCAACTCAGTTCGCTCACAACTCACACGCGGCACCTCACTTACAACGAACCATCTCATATTTTGGTGGGAAACGCCCTCAGACAGCCGAGGACGCCATCGACGACTTGATCGACGCACACATGCAGCTGCCACACGTCCCAGGGTTCCAATCGAAGCCAGCAGAAGCACTCAACGCCCCCCACCTCGGTGAGCGTGAATCTTGAGGCTAGGGTCCTGGGTCTGCCGCTGGACCCGCCCATCCTCCCAGTTGGCCGAAAAAGCAACAAGACACTTGCAGCAGCAAAAGTGAGAAAAGTGAGAAAGTGAGATCAgaaaagacaaagaaacGACACGGCAGAAGCAAAGGCAGCTGCTGGCGTCTGTCCGATGCACCCCAGGTGACCACGCCTTGCTCCCAACCCTCAAAACCCAAGACGGCGCGCCATCCACTCTGGCAGCCATGCGGCCTCGAAAATCCATTTTGGGCACTGCTTCCTCACCTACCCAACCCCGCAGGCTTGGGAGTCTCATCAACCAGACCTTTGTCTCTCTTGCCCAGTCCACCGAGCCTTTCCAGGCCACTATTGCTTTTCCATCAACCAGTCACTATACCTCTCGCCCAGAGTTGACCACCACATACGCCCCTGACGAGGCAGacgacgagggagaggactCGTCCTATGACTtggacgaggaagacgacggGGACGGAATCTAtcttgatgaggaagacgacgacgaagacgacaacAACGGGGACCACAGCTCGGACAACTACCTGGACGAGAACCTATGTTATAACGACCCATATAACTTTCCTGTTCATAACCACCCACCACGGCCTTCAGACGTCCCACCCCATCCCGACCTGTATCTGTCCGAAGAGAGTGACTTCTCGGATGGTGCTGGAACCCCATTGGTGAATCACTATTCAGACGTCCTAAACCTGCTCTCTCACGACATGGATATTGAAAGCGCGAGCGATACCGACGCTGGGATCGAGTATTCGAGCcatgaagaagatgacgggCTGGACAACAGCCCGCCCGGTTCCATCAGCGGTCCCGAGCCATCACTCCAGAGTGGCGATGATGTCTTTTATGATGGCCAGCCACCAGTAGAAACAACGATGGTTGATTACATGAGTGCGGTTTTATTCCATCCAAtacctccaccagctcccaacccacccatGATGCACCATGCGATGACAACTTGGTTCGAGGGTGACCACCCTGTTGCTCTCTCGAATCCCAACTCAGGGACCTTGAGGCCCAGCAATTACGGCCTGGGTGATTTTTTGCACAACTGGACACGACAGAGCAACCTGCTGCAAGGCTTGGTCCGCGGGCGAGCTCCATGGCCAGACAAAATCAAAGAATTTGTCTCCGCCGAGCCGACATGTGTCAAGCGCGATGATCTTCAGGGCGATATTTGCGACTTTCAGGGTGTCGACTGGGACGATATGGGGGTGCTGAGAAAAGAAGCACGGGAACGCCGGCTGCTCACTTACAACAACTATGTTAACATACCAGGCTCAGACAAGTGGACTGTGAGTACCCCATTTCCGCCGCTTCGTATTGACGATGAACTCCAAACTTACCTGGTGACCACAGCCCGATCTGCCTGATGTTATGCTTCCACAAAGGGAAAGCTTCTTTCGGTTCCGCCGGATGAATATCAGGCGTAATGTGAACTTGGCCCACTTTCAGCTTCGCTATCTGTTAGGAAGTACTTCGCGTTCACGGGTCTTTTATCCTAGCATCAACTCCATACAGCAACTAAATCCCATCTCGGGCGAAGCCCGCCCGATTGTGAAACTGAGCGACACCGCCGGATCACAGATATCAACCCTCATCGCCGACCATGGCGTCCTGGTGGCGGGTAGCTTTATTGGAGAGTATACCCTCCGCCATCTCGATTCGAATGAGCCCGAGAGCAAGGCCTGCCACACCGGAACTATCACCACCCATCTCAGTGGTATCACGAACCATGTCCAGGTCCACCAGGCGCggtcatcctcgtcgccgTTGGCAGCTTTCGCCTCAAATGACATGGTGTTCCGGACGCTGGACATCGCTACTGAGACTTGGCTTTCTTGCGAGAACTTTGATTTCCCGTTGAACTGCACAGCGCTGTCACCAGACAAGCGGTTGCGTGTCATGGTGGGCGACACGCTAAACGTGACCATCACAGCGGCTGAATCAACACTTCCAGACGGCAAACCAGAGGTCCTCCGTGAACTTTCGGGCCACCACGATTTCGGCTTCGCCTGTGACTGGGCGGACGACGGCTGGACCATCGCCACGGCATTCCAAGACAAATCTGTCAAAATATGGGATGCCAGGTACTTGACCGACAGCTCAGGCGCCTCGGTTCCCCTCTGTACGATTCGAATGCAGATGGCCGGGGCGAGAAACTTGAGATTCTCGCCAGTGGGAAGCGGCAAGAGAGTCCTCGTGGCGGCCGAGGAAGCCGACTTTATCAACATCATCGATGCCCAGACGTTCCGCTCCAAGCAGACGTTGGATGTGTTCAGCGAAATCGGCGGTGTAACTTTTGCAAACGGCGGTCAGGATCTAATGGTCTTGTGCTGTGACCGTGATCGTGGAGGGTTGCTGCAACTGGAACGGTGTGGGCTTGGAGACGAGTCAGTCTTCCAGGCGGAGGACGACAACGGTAAGCCAGTCCGTCTTGGAGAGCACCCTCTCCGGCATCACAGAGGCGGAAGCTATGACTGGCCCGAGTCCATGTTCACAGAAGacagaagaaggaaagagagcTCGACGAAGAGGTAcaggaaggcggcggcgcaGTTCGATATCGAACCGTTCTGATTATAATATTCGCCCTGCCTTTGTTGGTTTAGAGACGGACTCATTTTGCATGATTCAAGTGGGTGACAGAAGGAAATAGCTTTTGGTGGAATGATACCTTGGACATTGACGGACGGTTGGCTGAGGACCTCGGCATTTTCACATATAcgttttttgggggggtttcTTTTTGGATGTTGTGCTTCTTCCTGTTTGTTATTGATGGGAAGAAATGAGGGGGTATGACGCAACGAAGTCCCATGTCGATGCTGTCTGAGCGTTCGGGGATCATTGAGCATGTGAGTGTTGAGCGGAAATCATCGATGGTTTTGGACGTGTAACGATAACAAGCCACCGTATCATATGAGAAGGCGGTTGGGGACTGAGGAAGCTGTGAGGAGTGAAGGCTAAGGCATAACATACTATACTATGCATCTGTACTTTCCacttttatttttctatATTCCCACCGTTTCATTTTCTGTTGGCTTCACCATTCATCGGGCAATACCCCGTTTCTCTTTACTCAGTCTCACTCACACCTTTCTTCGGATACGTTTAAAGAGAAATACATATCAAGCGGCTGGTTCGCCGAGCAGTGTAACAGAGCAACTCATGGGGTTCATCAGACATGAGAAAAAAGTGCTAGGATACGATGTACAAGTCTGTGGTCTTGTTCATATGCAAATGCCCCCTATAGCAAGATTACAAAGAGATATCTCTCAGAAGAGaatggaaaagaaaacccAACGACCACCACTGACCGAACCCTCTCCTCACGAAACCAACAACGGCAATAAactaataggaaaaaaaaacatgcTATATATTATttcaaccaaccccctcccaaattCAAACGCCGCGCTCGTGATAATCTCTACCCGAATGCCCATTTTTCTCCATTTCGAAAcgaaacaacaacccctaTTATCACCCCCTTGATACTACACcaactgctgctgttgttacACATACCTCAACTTCTtcgtcaccaccgccgccaccaacgACCCCAACGCCCCCAAAAACATCGTCACGGCAATCGCGTTCGGCCCCGTCGGATCGGCCGTCTCGCTAGGGTGCGCCTCGTGCGCCAGCTCGGGGCTCTTCCCCGGCTCCAGCATCGCAAACACCATCCCGCTCATCAGCGTGCTAAGAAACTGGGGGATCGTGACATAAATGTTTAAGATACCGAAATAAACCCCGCTCAGGCCGCCAGATGAAGAACTACTCTCCTCGTCCAGCTTGCCCATCTCCAGCACCGAGACGTCCCGCATCTCAATATTTCTTGCTGTGGGGTCTGGCTGTCCGCTGAGTTTATTTACTTCGATTCCGAGAAAGGTCGTCGGCGCCCACCCGGCCACGCTCCAGGGGATGCCGCAGAGGGCGACGATCGCCGTGGCGAAGCGGAACGAGGTCGCGAACGGGGTGATAAACATTGCGCAGGCGAACATGATGTTCCCCGCGATCCAGGCGGTCAAGAGATCGGGTTTGTACTTGTTGAAGGTGTTGATCAGGGGGGCGATGCTGGCCGGGGGCCGGTGGGTGAAGCTCTTGTCTTCGGGGGCTTGGATCAGCGCCGGCAGGACCCAGGCGCTGATGAAGGAGACGGTCGAGTACACCGTCAGGGCTGTGCTGCCGATGCGGCCCATGTCGCCGAGGGCGTCGTCAGAGTTGCGGGTGTCGGCCGAGACGTCGTAGCGGAAGTACGTCTCGCCTACCCAGGTGCTGCTGTAGACGATGAAGGGGAACCAGCCGATCCAGGACCAGAAGACGGCGTTGCAGATGGCTTGGATGCGCGGTGGGAGGGTGAGGACTGTGGACCAGATCTGGCGGACGACTTTGAAGCGCACGTCAGTTTGGCGGGGGTCGTGGCGGACCGAGAGGAGGATTCGTTCGGTGACTGCCCAGCATGTTATGAAGGCGGTGGCGAGCATGCCCAGGGCGGCGATGACGGTGAGCTGTTTGAACTGGGTGTCTCCGAGTATTGGTCCGAAGATGCCGACCAGGTCGATTGCGCCCATGGCATAACCAATAATATGGCCAAGGGAACCCATTCGACTTGCTAAACAACGTTTTGTGTCAGTATCAGGGTGAGTTTTGCGTTTGGTGATGTTCAGGCTTACCCCAGGCAGCACCGGTTTGCTGTTTGGATATTGGGAGTGTGTCTACCACTAAACTCCTGCCGCAAGACATGACGGCATTAATGGAGAAATCAACCGAGTACAACGAAAGGACAGCAAGCACAATGGTCATCAGTTGTGCAGTGTCCTTGTCACTAATGAAGAAATCCACAATCTCCTTGGTGAAGCCCAACGCAAGTAAACTGCCGGACACGATGAAAGACCCTATAACGATGATgggccgccgcctcccccatTTCGACGTCGATTCATCAGCTACAACACCGATAATGGGCTGAACTATCAGCCCCGATAATGGCCCCGCGACCCAAACCAGAGATGTCTGCCCCTTTGATAGTCCGAGTGAGAGGAGGTATGGGGTACAATCTGTGCAAGAAGGCTGTCAGTACACCATTGAATGAAAACTTATATGGGTATATCTTACAAGTCATTTCCACTCCCCATGTGAAGCTATATGTAAACCGTTGGTCAGCAATTCAACTCTCCCCCAGAGGTGGATAGACCATCTACTAACGTGATGCCAATGGATACGCATGTCAATAAGAACATGCGCATCGTCTCGGTGCTCCCCTTCACGCTTGGTTTCCCACTCCATGTCGACATGTTCGGGTCGGATTTCACGACGTAATGTAGTGTAGTCCCCTATCCCAACGCCCCACGTTGGCAGCCACAAACGGTCGGCGGCGTTGTGGAATCGTCACGCCGGCGTGCGCTATCCCTGCGCTCGTCGCCTGGCAAGAATTGGATGCGATTAACGAATATGCTGTTCGAGAAAGGCGCCCTGTGTTAGCATCCTATGTCCGCTTAACCTAAGACCTCGGGGGTTCGGTCATGTTTGCGCCGAAGCAACAAGGCGGTGTCTATCTTCCCGAGACCACGATAGGATTATCTCTCACCATCTAGCATCAATCAAGCCTCGCAAATTTGCGCGAGCTTGAAAGAAAAGGGCTCGGTATCTATTTGCACTCGGATCAAGGTCGCACAATGTGTCTCGTTTCGGGCTGGCACAGTTGCAATTCGCGGGCAATGGCTCCgtgggttggtggatggtCAACTTTCGCGGCGCATACGGTAAGAATTAAAGCAATAGCGAGCGTGTGTGGGCAAGAAGAATTATGTCTGAGACAAAAgcaaagagagaaaaaaagacttGGAACCGAGATGTGTCGTGATCTTTTTGCTGTTGCTCTCTCCAGTTGGATCGCATCCACGCCGTGCGCCAAGAAGGGCAGAGCTGTGTAACACTGGCCCTTGACTAAGACAAACCACCCAAAATAGGGGGGAGGTGACGTACCAGAGCCCGAGCGGACAGGGGTCTTATAGGGCAGCTCTTGGCTATCGTTTCAATCCTCATCTTATCGCATCTTGAACTTAGGTAAACTTACATAAGAAATGCGACAGTGAAGAACATGGTGAATCTAGAACGACCGCTAGCGCATGTTGGACGACATGCAGAGATCTGGCTCCAACT is a window of Podospora pseudopauciseta strain CBS 411.78 chromosome 1, whole genome shotgun sequence DNA encoding:
- a CDS encoding hypothetical protein (COG:S; EggNog:ENOG503NZKJ), with protein sequence MRPRKSILGTASSPTQPRRLGSLINQTFVSLAQSTEPFQATIAFPSTSHYTSRPELTTTYAPDEADDEGEDSSYDLDEEDDGDGIYLDEEDDDEDDNNGDHSSDNYLDENLCYNDPYNFPVHNHPPRPSDVPPHPDLYLSEESDFSDGAGTPLVNHYSDVLNLLSHDMDIESASDTDAGIEYSSHEEDDGLDNSPPGSISGPEPSLQSGDDVFYDGQPPVETTMVDYMSAVLFHPIPPPAPNPPMMHHAMTTWFEGDHPVALSNPNSGTLRPSNYGLGDFLHNWTRQSNLLQGLVRGRAPWPDKIKEFVSAEPTCVKRDDLQGDICDFQGVDWDDMGVLRKEARERRLLTYNNYVNIPGSDKWTPDLPDVMLPQRESFFRFRRMNIRRNVNLAHFQLRYLLGSTSRSRVFYPSINSIQQLNPISGEARPIVKLSDTAGSQISTLIADHGVLVAGSFIGEYTLRHLDSNEPESKACHTGTITTHLSGITNHVQVHQARSSSSPLAAFASNDMVFRTLDIATETWLSCENFDFPLNCTALSPDKRLRVMVGDTLNVTITAAESTLPDGKPEVLRELSGHHDFGFACDWADDGWTIATAFQDKSVKIWDARYLTDSSGASVPLCTIRMQMAGARNLRFSPVGSGKRVLVAAEEADFINIIDAQTFRSKQTLDVFSEIGGVTFANGGQDLMVLCCDRDRGGLLQLERCGLGDESVFQAEDDNGKPVRLGEHPLRHHRGGSYDWPESMFTEDRRRKESSTKRYRKAAAQFDIEPF
- a CDS encoding hypothetical protein (EggNog:ENOG503NU40; COG:G), whose product is MSTWSGKPSVKGSTETMRMFLLTCVSIGITFTWGVEMTYCTPYLLSLGLSKGQTSLVWVAGPLSGLIVQPIIGVVADESTSKWGRRRPIIVIGSFIVSGSLLALGFTKEIVDFFISDKDTAQLMTIVLAVLSLYSVDFSINAVMSCGRSLVVDTLPISKQQTGAAWASRMGSLGHIIGYAMGAIDLVGIFGPILGDTQFKQLTVIAALGMLATAFITCWAVTERILLSVRHDPRQTDVRFKVVRQIWSTVLTLPPRIQAICNAVFWSWIGWFPFIVYSSTWVGETYFRYDVSADTRNSDDALGDMGRIGSTALTVYSTVSFISAWVLPALIQAPEDKSFTHRPPASIAPLINTFNKYKPDLLTAWIAGNIMFACAMFITPFATSFRFATAIVALCGIPWSVAGWAPTTFLGIEVNKLSGQPDPTARNIEMRDVSVLEMGKLDEESSSSSGGLSGVYFGILNIYVTIPQFLSTLMSGMVFAMLEPGKSPELAHEAHPSETADPTGPNAIAVTMFLGALGSLVAAVVTKKLRYV